From Psychrobacillus sp. FSL K6-2836, a single genomic window includes:
- a CDS encoding gluconeogenesis factor YvcK family protein, translating into MEPTKHRKKLVILGGGTGLSTLLRGLKKFPLDITAIVTVADDGGSSGRLRDEYDIPPPGDVRNVLAALSEVEPLVEEMFQYRFSQSAELEGHSLGNLMLAALTSITGDFAHAITEMSRVLNIRGKVLPAANQIVTLHAIFEDQTTIKGESKIPCYGKKIEKVFITPPDVKPLPEAINVIRQADVIVIGPGSLYTSILPNLLVQDIQKAIRQSKAKKVYICNLMTQAGETGNYSAYDHVNALIDHVGENFLDAVLISKEEIPENVRYLYKQEQASPVKIDIDQLEKLNIDIVKKDISVVHDGAVRHDATEVAKWLVEYADGLKV; encoded by the coding sequence ATGGAACCTACAAAACACCGTAAAAAACTAGTTATACTCGGTGGAGGTACGGGTCTGTCTACGTTACTTCGTGGCTTAAAGAAGTTTCCACTAGATATTACGGCAATCGTAACAGTCGCAGATGACGGAGGAAGCTCAGGAAGACTACGTGACGAATATGACATACCACCTCCAGGAGATGTGCGAAATGTGCTAGCGGCCCTTTCAGAAGTAGAGCCCTTAGTGGAGGAAATGTTTCAGTATAGATTTTCTCAATCAGCTGAATTGGAAGGGCATTCATTAGGTAATTTGATGTTAGCCGCATTAACATCCATAACAGGTGATTTTGCGCATGCTATAACTGAAATGAGTCGAGTATTGAATATTCGGGGGAAAGTGTTACCTGCAGCCAATCAAATAGTAACATTACACGCAATATTTGAAGATCAAACAACCATTAAGGGAGAATCTAAAATCCCGTGCTATGGCAAAAAAATCGAAAAAGTGTTTATTACTCCTCCAGACGTAAAACCGTTGCCAGAAGCTATTAATGTCATTCGACAGGCTGATGTTATCGTTATTGGTCCAGGAAGTTTATATACGAGTATTTTGCCAAATCTATTAGTGCAAGATATACAAAAAGCAATTAGACAATCCAAAGCGAAGAAAGTATATATTTGTAATTTAATGACACAGGCCGGTGAGACAGGGAATTATTCTGCATATGATCATGTAAATGCATTAATCGATCATGTTGGAGAGAACTTCTTGGATGCCGTGTTAATAAGTAAGGAAGAAATTCCTGAAAATGTGAGATATTTATATAAACAAGAGCAGGCATCCCCTGTTAAAATAGATATTGACCAATTAGAAAAATTGAATATCGACATAGTAAAAAAAGACATTTCAGTCGTTCATGACGGTGCTGTTCGTCATGATGCCACAGAAGTAGCGAAATGGCTTGTAGAATACGCAGACGGGTTAAAAGTTTAA
- the whiA gene encoding DNA-binding protein WhiA, translated as MSFASETKKEMTQEESEPCCARAELSALIRMNGSLSFSNKMLSLDVQTENAAIARRLYTLIKSLYPYQVELLVRKKMRLKKNNIYICRIREGAKNLLEDLQILKDGFQFEYSISKELVQKSCCKRAYLRGAFLAGGSVNNPETSSYHLEIYSSYKTHSDALVDLMNEYELNAKTIERKKGFVAYLKEAEKISDFLSIAGAHRALLKFEDVRIIRDMRNSVNRLVNCETANLNKTISAAIRQVDNIRFIENSIGLDQLPEKLREIARLRVEYQDVTLKELGEMVSTGNVSKSGVNHRLRKIDEIADALRNGETI; from the coding sequence ATGTCGTTTGCTTCTGAAACAAAAAAAGAGATGACTCAGGAAGAGTCGGAACCTTGTTGTGCCCGTGCAGAGCTTTCTGCACTTATACGCATGAATGGTTCACTTTCATTTAGCAACAAAATGTTAAGCTTAGACGTTCAAACAGAGAATGCGGCTATTGCTAGAAGACTATATACGTTGATAAAATCATTATATCCATATCAAGTTGAATTACTTGTTCGAAAGAAAATGAGATTGAAAAAGAATAATATTTATATTTGTCGTATTCGAGAAGGGGCAAAAAACCTGTTAGAGGATCTTCAAATTTTAAAGGATGGCTTTCAATTTGAATATTCCATTTCCAAAGAGCTTGTTCAAAAAAGTTGCTGTAAACGTGCTTATTTAAGAGGAGCCTTTTTAGCAGGAGGATCGGTTAATAATCCGGAAACCTCGTCTTATCACTTAGAAATCTATTCTTCTTATAAAACACATAGTGATGCACTAGTAGACTTGATGAATGAATATGAACTAAATGCGAAAACAATTGAACGAAAAAAAGGGTTTGTGGCATATTTGAAAGAAGCAGAAAAGATTTCCGACTTTTTAAGTATTGCAGGAGCACATAGAGCTTTACTGAAATTTGAAGATGTTCGAATCATACGAGATATGCGAAATAGCGTAAACCGCCTTGTCAATTGTGAAACGGCCAACCTGAATAAAACAATCAGTGCAGCCATTCGTCAAGTGGATAATATTCGGTTTATCGAGAATTCTATCGGCTTAGACCAGTTACCAGAAAAACTTCGTGAAATAGCTAGGTTACGAGTAGAGTATCAAGATGTTACACTAAAAGAACTAGGCGAAATGGTTTCTACAGGCAATGTGAGTAAATCAGGTGTTAATCACCGATTACGAAAAATAGATGAAATAGCAGATGCGCTTCGCAATGGAGAGACAATTTAA
- a CDS encoding HPr family phosphocarrier protein has protein sequence MAEQQVEVKLSSGLQARQAALFVQEANRYIADVYLEKDTKKVNAKSIMGIMSLAIGRGTTVSLSADGSDAEEAVEALGNFISSES, from the coding sequence ATGGCAGAACAGCAGGTGGAAGTAAAATTATCTTCGGGACTTCAAGCAAGACAGGCTGCACTTTTTGTACAAGAAGCAAATCGTTATATTGCAGACGTCTATTTAGAAAAAGATACTAAAAAAGTAAATGCAAAGAGCATTATGGGAATTATGAGCTTGGCAATAGGCAGAGGAACAACTGTAAGTTTAAGTGCGGATGGTTCCGATGCGGAGGAAGCAGTAGAAGCTTTAGGAAATTTCATCTCAAGCGAATCATAA